Proteins from a single region of Crassaminicella profunda:
- a CDS encoding (2Fe-2S)-binding protein has translation MIEAIEAGARAVEEVNKKTAVGSGGCGGKRCGVKIKKMLEEYRRD, from the coding sequence ATCATAGAAGCTATTGAAGCAGGCGCGAGAGCTGTTGAAGAGGTAAATAAAAAAACAGCAGTAGGCTCTGGCGGTTGTGGTGGTAAAAGATGTGGAGTAAAAATTAAAAAAATGTTGGAAGAATATAGAAGAGATTAA
- a CDS encoding alanyl-tRNA editing protein, which translates to MSELIFQKDSYVKEFDCTIIDIDEAENAVVLDKTAFFPGGGGQLCDKGILIGDATYPVKKVKKKGEKIYHYIDGALPKIKESCKGKLDWEYRYKLMRTHTAMHILCGVVWRDYKAQVTGGNMDPLKGRMDFEFENFDKALIQEIEEKVNKEVGNKRNIKVNILKREEAFKIPDLIRTKINLLPEGINEIRTIEIEGLDLQADGGTHVNNTSEVGKMKIVNYKSKGKINKRIYVELED; encoded by the coding sequence ATGAGTGAATTAATCTTTCAAAAGGATAGTTATGTAAAGGAGTTTGATTGTACGATTATAGATATTGATGAGGCTGAAAATGCAGTAGTTTTGGATAAAACAGCATTTTTCCCAGGTGGAGGAGGACAGCTTTGTGACAAAGGGATTCTTATAGGAGATGCAACTTATCCCGTTAAAAAAGTAAAGAAAAAAGGAGAAAAAATCTATCATTATATAGATGGAGCACTACCTAAAATAAAGGAGAGTTGTAAAGGAAAACTTGACTGGGAGTATAGATATAAACTTATGAGAACCCATACGGCAATGCATATTTTATGTGGTGTTGTATGGAGAGATTATAAAGCACAAGTAACAGGAGGAAATATGGATCCCCTTAAAGGAAGAATGGATTTTGAATTTGAAAATTTTGATAAGGCTTTAATTCAAGAGATAGAAGAAAAGGTAAATAAAGAAGTAGGAAATAAAAGAAATATAAAAGTAAATATCCTTAAAAGAGAGGAGGCTTTTAAGATTCCAGATTTAATAAGAACAAAAATAAATCTTTTACCAGAAGGAATTAATGAAATCAGAACCATTGAAATTGAAGGATTAGACCTTCAAGCAGATGGAGGAACCCATGTGAATAATACTAGTGAGGTTGGAAAGATGAAGATTGTAAATTACAAAAGTAAAGGAAAAATTAATAAGAGGATATATGTTGAGTTAGAAGACTAA
- a CDS encoding TrmB family transcriptional regulator, which yields MSNEVLIIEDMKKLGLSEYEVKAYLKLLEEYPVNGYALSKNSRIPRSRIYEVLDSLKNKQMVFEEVEGKTTLYYPIDPKLLLNKLKNNFENILEHVDTYTKKVYSEQQKDNKLVVIKGRNKIIEFINILISDAKKRIAVSIWEEEINDLSKGLNEALSRGVMLKGIYFGKNNPYKEIVTHRRIERYLSEKSERYMTITIDGIHVVSGIISREEESQVTWTKDTGFVEMSEDYIVHDLMVNLYSKKLGEEERKEFETYADHIRKEYFGFTDEEFEKFK from the coding sequence ATGAGTAATGAAGTATTGATTATTGAGGACATGAAGAAATTAGGATTAAGTGAATATGAAGTAAAGGCATATTTAAAGCTTTTAGAGGAATATCCTGTGAATGGATATGCTTTGAGTAAAAATTCCCGTATTCCAAGATCAAGAATTTATGAAGTGTTAGATAGTTTAAAAAATAAGCAGATGGTATTTGAAGAAGTTGAAGGCAAAACAACCCTTTATTATCCTATTGATCCTAAGTTACTATTAAATAAACTCAAAAACAATTTTGAGAACATATTAGAGCATGTGGATACGTATACAAAGAAAGTTTATTCTGAGCAACAAAAGGATAATAAATTGGTAGTGATTAAAGGCAGAAATAAAATTATTGAGTTTATCAATATATTGATTTCTGATGCAAAAAAAAGAATAGCTGTTTCTATATGGGAAGAAGAAATAAACGATCTTTCAAAAGGGCTAAATGAAGCACTTAGTAGAGGGGTTATGCTAAAAGGGATATACTTTGGGAAAAACAATCCTTACAAAGAGATTGTTACTCATAGAAGGATAGAAAGATACTTATCAGAAAAAAGTGAACGATATATGACTATCACCATTGATGGGATTCATGTAGTATCAGGAATCATATCAAGAGAAGAGGAAAGTCAAGTTACGTGGACAAAGGATACGGGTTTCGTGGAAATGAGTGAGGATTATATTGTCCATGATTTAATGGTAAATCTTTATTCTAAAAAATTAGGAGAAGAGGAAAGAAAAGAATTTGAAACTTATGCAGATCATATTAGAAAAGAATATTTTGGATTTACTGATGAAGAATTTGAAAAGTTTAAATAA
- a CDS encoding AzlD domain-containing protein, producing the protein MNNRILLILGMMFVTYIPRLIPFVMVSGKKLPDKLDQFLQYIPYTALGALIIPGVFSATPEMPHASLLGMGFAFVYAWYKGGIIIPVLGSIVVTFLMLLMKNGFVI; encoded by the coding sequence ATGAATAATCGGATTTTACTTATTTTGGGAATGATGTTCGTAACTTATATACCAAGATTAATTCCTTTTGTCATGGTATCTGGGAAAAAATTACCAGATAAACTAGATCAGTTTTTACAGTATATTCCTTATACAGCTTTAGGTGCATTGATTATTCCAGGGGTATTTTCTGCAACACCAGAAATGCCACATGCTTCATTATTAGGAATGGGATTTGCTTTTGTTTACGCTTGGTATAAGGGGGGAATAATCATACCTGTATTAGGATCTATAGTAGTGACTTTTCTAATGCTTTTGATGAAAAATGGATTTGTTATATAA
- a CDS encoding AzlC family ABC transporter permease, with product MISDCKIKYSFKDGVFDGLPIVIGFVPIAMAFGILSKTTGITMIHSILFSVLVFAGASQFIALNLLLVGAGIGEIVLTTLLVNFRHFLMGASLATRMTKDMKRWSPFIAFGITDEIFSVASFKEGILTKEYMLSLEFVAYLSWVGGTGLGYLVGSVLPAVVKNSMGVALYAMFAAILIPEVKKSTKAAILACLSGIVNSVCKTFFALPQGWSIVISIILVSFLGVYFFKEKEEKAYE from the coding sequence ATGATAAGTGATTGCAAAATCAAATATAGCTTTAAGGATGGAGTATTTGATGGGTTACCAATCGTTATTGGTTTTGTACCTATAGCAATGGCATTTGGAATATTATCAAAAACTACTGGGATTACAATGATCCATAGTATATTATTTTCTGTTTTAGTATTTGCAGGGGCAAGTCAGTTTATAGCGTTGAATTTATTACTTGTAGGAGCTGGAATAGGGGAAATTGTATTAACTACATTGCTAGTAAATTTTAGACATTTTTTAATGGGAGCTTCCCTTGCAACAAGGATGACAAAAGATATGAAAAGATGGAGTCCTTTTATTGCATTTGGTATAACAGATGAGATTTTTTCTGTTGCATCCTTTAAGGAAGGAATACTAACGAAAGAATATATGTTATCTTTAGAATTTGTAGCCTATTTGTCATGGGTTGGTGGAACAGGCCTTGGATATTTAGTAGGATCAGTATTGCCAGCGGTTGTGAAAAATAGTATGGGTGTAGCTTTGTATGCTATGTTTGCTGCCATTTTGATACCTGAGGTAAAAAAATCTACTAAGGCTGCAATTTTAGCATGTCTATCAGGGATTGTAAATAGTGTATGTAAGACTTTCTTTGCTTTACCTCAAGGATGGAGTATTGTTATATCAATAATTTTAGTATCTTTTCTAGGGGTATATTTTTTTAAAGAAAAGGAGGAGAAAGCATATGAATAA
- a CDS encoding YjdF family protein: protein MKITSKLTVLFEEPFWVGIFERTYDGRYEVSRIIFGPEPKDYEVYDVILKKFNHIRFTNAIHAKNKKDKKINPKRLQRKIREETKDKGIGTKAQLAIKLQHEENKVARKKKSKEKKEEEQRRKFELRQQKKKEKHKGH from the coding sequence ATGAAAATAACCAGTAAACTTACCGTTTTATTTGAAGAACCTTTCTGGGTTGGTATATTTGAAAGAACTTATGATGGAAGATATGAGGTTTCACGAATTATATTTGGTCCAGAACCTAAGGATTATGAGGTGTATGATGTAATATTAAAAAAATTTAATCATATAAGATTTACTAATGCTATTCACGCCAAAAATAAAAAGGATAAGAAAATAAATCCCAAGAGGCTTCAAAGAAAAATTAGAGAAGAGACTAAAGATAAAGGTATTGGAACAAAGGCTCAACTTGCAATAAAACTTCAACATGAAGAGAACAAAGTAGCAAGAAAAAAGAAATCTAAAGAAAAGAAAGAAGAGGAGCAAAGAAGAAAATTTGAATTAAGACAACAGAAGAAAAAAGAAAAGCATAAAGGTCATTAA
- a CDS encoding carboxymuconolactone decarboxylase family protein, whose protein sequence is MNHLVSNAFQTFINEAPNHAKAWMEAVQKLDKGSALDKKTEELAYIAVLAAARLESGIPFHVKSAKANGASREEIISAVLVGLPAVGNVVTSSLPKALEAYDHE, encoded by the coding sequence ATGAATCATTTAGTTAGTAATGCATTCCAAACTTTCATAAATGAAGCACCAAACCATGCAAAAGCATGGATGGAAGCAGTACAAAAATTAGATAAGGGAAGTGCACTTGATAAAAAAACAGAAGAACTTGCGTACATAGCAGTTTTAGCAGCAGCTAGATTAGAAAGTGGGATCCCCTTTCATGTAAAAAGTGCAAAGGCAAATGGTGCAAGTAGGGAAGAAATTATAAGTGCTGTATTAGTAGGCTTACCAGCAGTAGGAAATGTTGTAACATCAAGTCTTCCGAAAGCGTTAGAAGCTTATGATCATGAATAA
- a CDS encoding PadR family transcriptional regulator yields MTEIEIILLALLYDKDYYGYEVERIIEQRNMREWTNIGFSSIYNSFNKLEKKGLINSRYEKEYGSPKRKVYFIKDETKVIVKKQIIKILSEYTSDASKFDIGMAFSYLISKEEFYRALMHRKENLIKRRKFILEKYHQHPTANERPHIKALFERPIVCIDAEKVWMENFIKENFFE; encoded by the coding sequence ATGACAGAAATTGAAATTATTTTATTAGCTCTTTTATATGATAAAGATTATTATGGATATGAAGTTGAAAGGATTATAGAACAAAGAAATATGAGAGAGTGGACCAATATAGGATTTTCTTCTATTTATAATTCTTTCAACAAACTTGAAAAGAAAGGTCTTATCAATTCAAGATATGAAAAAGAATATGGCTCTCCTAAAAGAAAAGTATATTTTATAAAGGATGAAACAAAAGTAATTGTAAAAAAACAGATTATAAAAATATTAAGTGAATATACTTCTGATGCCAGTAAATTTGATATAGGGATGGCATTTTCTTATTTAATTTCAAAAGAAGAATTTTATAGAGCATTAATGCATCGTAAAGAAAATCTAATAAAAAGAAGAAAATTCATTCTTGAAAAATATCATCAGCATCCTACAGCCAATGAAAGGCCTCATATAAAAGCATTATTTGAAAGACCTATAGTATGTATAGATGCTGAAAAAGTATGGATGGAGAATTTTATAAAGGAAAATTTTTTTGAATAG
- a CDS encoding rhodanese-like domain-containing protein, which produces MLDKNKRWITVAILLLITVILMACQGNGEIKSENEKVSIQDTSYQTITPADAKDRIEKEEGIILLDVRTKEEYKEKHIPNSIQIAVDDLEEKVEEKIPDKNATIFVYCRSGRRSRIASEKLIEKGYTNVFDLGGIIDWPYETEKE; this is translated from the coding sequence ATGTTAGATAAAAATAAACGATGGATTACAGTAGCCATTCTTTTGCTGATTACTGTAATTTTAATGGCTTGTCAAGGAAATGGAGAGATCAAAAGTGAAAATGAAAAAGTTAGTATCCAAGATACATCTTATCAAACTATAACTCCAGCAGATGCAAAAGATAGGATTGAAAAAGAAGAAGGTATTATTCTACTAGATGTAAGAACCAAAGAAGAATATAAAGAAAAACATATTCCAAATAGCATACAAATCGCTGTAGATGATTTAGAAGAAAAGGTAGAAGAAAAAATACCTGATAAAAATGCTACAATATTTGTATATTGTAGAAGTGGTAGAAGAAGTCGTATTGCATCAGAAAAATTAATAGAGAAGGGCTATACCAATGTGTTTGATTTGGGTGGGATTATAGATTGGCCATATGAAACGGAGAAAGAATAG
- a CDS encoding glycoside hydrolase family 73 protein: MKRRRRRKKRRFIKRIVKMIMTLLFLVMIVNTILYIKDKNDHINLKELSVRDYIQNVDEQGKGKVQLNWKYFAAIDGVRFKNDFSKVNEDTFKNLANMFIVYDNDRKYKVRSLEDVLEQLGLKEKEEERIYKYLKDLQYVGLMNSRLRKDSPYIKFINEISDEAIERYDEYGIFPSITIAQAILESGWGKSELSKKANNLFGIKADKSWNGEQIKMKTVEYYNKDTNSDFRVYENIGESLKDHSKFIYENKRYRKNGVFNASYYVEQAQALENAGYSTKENENGERIYAELLIQLIRQYNLQLIDYKVQVKE, encoded by the coding sequence ATGAAAAGAAGGCGAAGACGGAAAAAAAGACGTTTTATAAAACGTATAGTGAAAATGATAATGACATTGCTTTTTCTAGTGATGATTGTAAATACTATACTTTACATAAAAGATAAGAATGATCATATTAATTTAAAAGAATTAAGCGTAAGGGATTATATTCAAAATGTGGATGAACAGGGAAAGGGGAAAGTACAACTTAATTGGAAATATTTTGCTGCTATTGATGGTGTAAGATTTAAAAATGACTTTTCAAAAGTAAATGAAGATACTTTCAAGAATTTAGCAAATATGTTTATAGTATATGATAATGATAGAAAATATAAAGTAAGAAGTTTAGAAGATGTTTTAGAACAATTAGGACTTAAAGAAAAGGAAGAAGAAAGGATATATAAGTATTTGAAGGATTTACAATATGTAGGACTCATGAATAGTAGATTACGGAAAGATTCTCCTTATATAAAATTTATCAATGAAATTTCGGATGAAGCTATAGAACGATATGATGAATATGGAATTTTTCCTTCTATTACTATTGCACAAGCTATTTTAGAATCTGGTTGGGGGAAATCAGAATTAAGTAAAAAAGCAAATAATTTGTTTGGGATAAAAGCAGATAAGAGCTGGAATGGGGAACAAATTAAAATGAAAACAGTAGAATACTATAACAAGGATACAAACTCTGATTTTAGAGTGTATGAAAATATTGGTGAATCTTTAAAGGATCATAGTAAATTTATTTATGAAAATAAAAGATATAGAAAAAATGGAGTTTTTAATGCATCCTATTATGTAGAACAAGCTCAAGCTTTGGAAAATGCAGGTTATAGTACGAAAGAAAATGAAAATGGTGAAAGAATATATGCGGAGTTATTGATACAATTGATTCGGCAATATAATCTTCAATTGATAGACTATAAGGTACAGGTAAAAGAATAA
- the phnD gene encoding phosphate/phosphite/phosphonate ABC transporter substrate-binding protein — protein MKNKGLIFSVCVLLTMQLSIYVYNLSATIFKIFFVVVDVFIMYLLFQNAYKKMDKEGSKEDITKDKEIHEKLFIVSETLGFNIYQLSWLAQDNMAAFNNLVKISCEIKELSEQNTASMQETSSSINQLASIAEELNQNINNIESQSIQSYEMLNQNLDTINSMGEFLSDFRRAIDRAVKNNMDLQESSKKVNTIVEYIKAISKQTNLLALNASIEAARAGEAGKGFSVVASEIRKLSDEIDISISKIDSILKEILNRIESSNEIMNIYEDKIKRIDHISKKSVEAIGKVENIVNNIRSSVAQINNMSGMQMNLSREIDAGTEFVTSAVEKTNNIISDSIDMINIQQNKNDEMNLYFDKLTEVTEDLQCVTVKLKKENEIIFGINPFTSPENIKKMYLPILDRVCKSIGYKARTVIVKNYEAVNQGINDGIIDVGWFSPLAYVNAREKSNVIPIATPKVRGQTTYNGYIIARKDSCIETLSDLKNKCFGYVDVNSASGYLYARHILELNNLDPDKIFSKATFMGNHDNVIKGVLSGELDGGATYDEAIENLKAKGFSINDLRIIGSIDNIPKDAIAVSPKISNDLMEKLKDSFISFKANDESNTLIQGFKESRDENYNVVRKII, from the coding sequence TTGAAGAATAAGGGATTGATTTTTAGTGTTTGTGTATTACTTACTATGCAATTATCAATTTATGTATATAATTTATCTGCTACTATATTTAAAATCTTTTTTGTTGTTGTAGATGTATTTATTATGTATTTATTATTTCAAAATGCATATAAAAAAATGGATAAGGAAGGAAGTAAAGAAGATATAACTAAAGATAAGGAAATACATGAAAAATTATTTATAGTGTCTGAAACACTAGGTTTTAATATTTACCAATTATCATGGTTAGCACAGGATAATATGGCTGCATTTAATAATTTGGTAAAGATTTCATGTGAGATAAAAGAGTTAAGTGAACAAAATACTGCTAGTATGCAAGAAACAAGTTCAAGCATTAATCAATTAGCATCAATAGCTGAAGAATTAAATCAAAACATAAATAATATTGAAAGTCAATCCATTCAATCCTATGAAATGTTAAATCAAAATCTGGATACTATTAATAGTATGGGAGAATTTTTGAGTGATTTTAGAAGAGCTATTGATAGGGCAGTTAAAAACAATATGGATCTACAAGAGTCTTCTAAAAAGGTGAATACAATTGTTGAATATATAAAAGCAATATCTAAACAAACAAATCTTCTGGCATTAAATGCTTCAATAGAAGCTGCTAGAGCAGGAGAAGCAGGAAAGGGTTTTTCTGTTGTTGCTAGTGAGATACGCAAATTATCTGATGAGATTGATATATCAATTTCAAAGATAGATAGTATTTTAAAAGAAATACTAAATAGAATAGAAAGTTCTAATGAAATAATGAATATTTATGAAGATAAAATAAAAAGAATAGATCATATATCAAAAAAATCCGTTGAAGCCATTGGAAAGGTTGAAAATATTGTTAATAATATAAGAAGTTCAGTAGCTCAGATCAATAATATGTCTGGTATGCAGATGAATTTATCTAGAGAGATTGATGCAGGAACAGAATTTGTAACTTCAGCAGTAGAAAAGACAAATAATATTATTAGTGATTCTATAGATATGATAAATATTCAGCAAAATAAAAATGATGAAATGAATTTATACTTTGATAAACTAACTGAAGTAACGGAAGATCTACAGTGTGTAACTGTTAAGTTAAAAAAGGAAAATGAAATAATATTTGGAATTAACCCGTTTACATCACCAGAAAACATTAAAAAGATGTATCTTCCGATTTTAGATAGAGTATGTAAAAGTATAGGATATAAAGCTAGAACGGTGATAGTAAAAAATTATGAAGCTGTTAATCAAGGGATAAATGATGGAATAATAGATGTTGGATGGTTTTCACCCTTAGCTTATGTAAATGCTCGTGAAAAAAGCAATGTGATACCTATTGCTACTCCTAAAGTGAGAGGTCAAACTACATATAATGGCTATATTATTGCTAGAAAGGATAGTTGTATTGAAACATTATCGGATTTAAAAAATAAGTGTTTTGGATACGTAGATGTAAATAGTGCTTCAGGATATTTATATGCACGACATATATTAGAATTAAATAACTTAGATCCGGATAAGATTTTTTCAAAAGCTACTTTCATGGGGAATCATGATAATGTCATAAAGGGAGTATTATCAGGAGAATTAGATGGAGGTGCAACTTATGATGAAGCAATAGAAAATTTAAAGGCTAAAGGATTTTCAATTAATGATCTCAGAATCATTGGCTCTATAGATAATATTCCTAAGGATGCAATTGCTGTTAGCCCTAAAATTTCAAATGACCTTATGGAAAAACTCAAAGATAGCTTTATAAGTTTTAAAGCTAATGATGAATCAAATACTCTAATTCAAGGATTTAAGGAAAGTAGAGATGAAAATTATAATGTAGTTAGGAAAATCATATAA
- the hutG gene encoding formimidoylglutamase yields the protein MFNKNYKLTDKTVWKGRTDSKSNFDAFRWHQWVESMDLRNDNLSPYEGELGFAFIGFCCDEGIKRNKGRGGATKGPISIKKELANLPCCFTRDVKLFDAGNILCENCTLEESQKLLSKAVAKILDLNLFPIVLGGGHEVAFGHYNGILDYLKQKEDKPNIGIINFDAHFDLRPYPNGGSSGSMFRQIADQCKEEDLEYAYLCLGIQKHRNTIDLFKTAEGLGAQYILAKDIINYDDFSIVEKLDDFMKLRDYFYITICSDVFSSAFAPGVSATQPFGLEPERVLKFLKYILRSNKVISFDIAEVSPRFDQDNTTANLAAVLIFSVINTLAQMNNLDL from the coding sequence ATGTTTAATAAAAATTATAAACTTACAGATAAAACTGTATGGAAAGGAAGAACAGACAGTAAAAGTAATTTTGATGCTTTTAGATGGCATCAATGGGTTGAAAGCATGGACTTAAGAAACGATAATTTATCTCCTTATGAAGGAGAATTGGGATTTGCTTTTATAGGGTTTTGCTGTGATGAAGGGATTAAGCGTAATAAGGGTAGAGGTGGAGCCACAAAAGGACCTATAAGTATAAAAAAGGAATTGGCTAATTTACCATGTTGTTTTACAAGAGATGTGAAGCTCTTTGATGCAGGAAATATTCTTTGTGAAAATTGTACTTTAGAAGAAAGTCAAAAGTTACTTTCAAAAGCGGTAGCGAAAATTTTAGATTTAAATCTCTTTCCTATTGTTTTAGGAGGAGGGCATGAAGTTGCTTTTGGACACTATAATGGGATTTTAGACTATTTAAAACAAAAAGAGGATAAACCTAACATTGGAATTATCAATTTTGATGCTCATTTTGATCTTAGACCCTATCCAAATGGAGGAAGCTCTGGAAGCATGTTTAGGCAAATTGCAGACCAATGTAAAGAAGAAGATTTAGAATATGCTTATCTTTGCTTAGGTATTCAAAAACATAGAAATACCATTGATCTTTTTAAAACAGCAGAGGGGTTAGGTGCTCAGTACATATTAGCAAAGGATATCATAAACTATGATGATTTTAGCATAGTAGAAAAATTAGATGATTTTATGAAATTAAGAGATTATTTCTATATAACTATATGTTCTGATGTATTTTCATCTGCTTTTGCACCAGGGGTAAGTGCCACACAACCTTTTGGATTAGAGCCAGAAAGAGTGTTGAAGTTTCTTAAGTATATTTTAAGATCTAACAAGGTAATTAGTTTTGATATTGCAGAAGTATCCCCTAGATTTGACCAAGATAATACTACTGCAAATTTAGCTGCTGTATTGATTTTTTCTGTTATTAATACTTTAGCTCAAATGAATAATTTAGATCTTTAG
- a CDS encoding aspartyl-phosphate phosphatase Spo0E family protein: MDNHKRKLNSILKKIENARFLLNSLIQEKKGNLLDPEVVKFSQFLDQLLSEYDHIKNNNLL; this comes from the coding sequence ATGGATAACCACAAGCGTAAATTAAACTCTATATTAAAAAAAATTGAAAACGCTAGATTTTTATTAAATAGCTTGATACAAGAAAAAAAAGGTAATCTACTGGATCCAGAAGTAGTCAAATTTAGTCAATTTCTAGATCAATTACTATCAGAATATGACCATATAAAAAACAATAACTTACTTTAA
- a CDS encoding sodium-dependent transporter — protein sequence MSLVTAKNEKNKRDKWGSKIGFVLAAAGSAVGLGNLWKFPYSVGNNGGGAFVMIYMIFLILIGLPLMLAAITLGRKTQLSAVGAYRSLKKNWAFVGGLGVLCGFFILAFYSTVGGWVIYYCIKAFTGGLAIKDPEVLGGIFGGFISSPASSIMYQGIFLILTLLIVIRGISSGIEKASKIMMPALFGMIILIAIRSVTLPGASAGIEFFLVPDFSKINMDVVMNALGQVFFSLSIGMGVMVTYGSYLDKDTNLLGPAASIPVLDTMVAILAGFATLPAVFAIGFKASSGPGLMFVTLPAVFASMPFGKLFCILFFVLVLFAALTSSISMLEVCVSYFVDEKGANRTKAAMMIIVIMYIVGIPAALSMGPWKDLHILGNLNFFDFYDKLTSNILLTSGGLLLSIFVGWIWGADNAIEEIEKMGVKFTLAPLWKFLIKYIVPPAVFIILINSFKSVIAAIF from the coding sequence ATGTCTTTGGTAACTGCAAAAAATGAAAAAAATAAAAGAGATAAGTGGGGATCAAAAATAGGTTTTGTTCTTGCTGCAGCAGGATCAGCAGTAGGATTAGGAAACCTTTGGAAGTTTCCATATAGTGTAGGCAATAATGGTGGCGGTGCATTTGTAATGATTTATATGATATTTCTTATTTTAATAGGATTGCCACTTATGCTTGCAGCTATTACATTAGGTAGAAAAACACAGCTTTCAGCTGTAGGTGCTTATAGAAGTCTTAAAAAGAATTGGGCTTTTGTAGGTGGATTAGGTGTTCTTTGTGGATTTTTTATCTTGGCTTTTTATAGTACTGTAGGGGGCTGGGTCATTTATTATTGCATAAAAGCCTTTACAGGAGGTCTTGCTATAAAAGATCCTGAAGTGTTAGGCGGGATTTTTGGAGGTTTTATATCTTCACCTGCTTCAAGTATTATGTATCAAGGAATATTTTTGATATTGACTTTATTGATTGTGATTAGAGGAATTAGTTCAGGAATAGAAAAAGCAAGTAAAATTATGATGCCAGCTCTTTTTGGTATGATTATTCTTATTGCAATAAGATCTGTAACCTTACCTGGAGCTTCAGCAGGAATTGAATTTTTTCTTGTCCCAGATTTTTCGAAAATTAATATGGATGTGGTTATGAATGCATTAGGACAAGTATTCTTTTCACTAAGTATTGGTATGGGGGTTATGGTTACCTATGGAAGTTATTTAGACAAAGATACAAATCTACTTGGACCTGCTGCGTCTATTCCTGTATTAGATACGATGGTAGCCATCCTTGCAGGTTTTGCTACATTGCCAGCAGTATTTGCTATTGGGTTTAAAGCTTCTTCTGGACCTGGGCTTATGTTTGTAACCCTTCCAGCGGTGTTTGCAAGTATGCCTTTTGGAAAGTTATTTTGCATATTGTTTTTTGTACTTGTATTATTTGCAGCTCTTACTTCATCCATATCTATGCTTGAAGTATGTGTATCTTATTTCGTAGATGAAAAGGGTGCAAATCGAACAAAGGCTGCTATGATGATCATAGTGATTATGTATATTGTAGGGATTCCAGCTGCTCTTTCTATGGGGCCTTGGAAAGATCTTCATATACTTGGTAATTTAAATTTCTTTGATTTTTATGATAAGTTAACTTCCAATATACTTCTTACATCAGGAGGATTACTACTTTCCATCTTTGTTGGATGGATATGGGGAGCAGATAATGCCATAGAGGAAATTGAAAAGATGGGCGTGAAGTTCACACTTGCACCTTTATGGAAATTCCTTATAAAATATATCGTTCCGCCAGCAGTATTCATTATATTGATTAATTCATTTAAAAGTGTTATTGCAGCTATATTTTAA